In Triticum aestivum cultivar Chinese Spring chromosome 5B, IWGSC CS RefSeq v2.1, whole genome shotgun sequence, the following proteins share a genomic window:
- the LOC123110032 gene encoding protein NRT1/ PTR FAMILY 2.11 encodes MDAPRQQQEEERKEKTKAVKAVSEEAGASSSDTGDDGEEEAGAVHNHRGWKAMPYVIGNETFEKLGTIGTLSNMLVYLTTVYHMPSVNAATLLNVFSGTSNLATVFGAYVSDTYLGRYTTIAAATMSSFIGMLILTLTAAIHTLHPPACNASKGQHCEGPTGSQLAAILVSFFFLVIGAGGIRPCNLAFGADQFNPRTADGRRGIASFFNWYYFTFTVAMMLSATVIIYLQSNVNWALGLAVPAALMGLSCAVFFMGTRLYVRVRPEGSPFTSFAQVLVAAARKRHIRRARGDAELFDPPHQSKLVSKLAYTDQFVCLDKAAVRTPDDALCVDGKTPADPWRLCTLQQVEEVKCLARIIPVWSSGIVYFIVLTQLGTYVVLQAAQMDRRISKSSSFQIPQGSFVVFQMLALTTWIPVYDRFVVPALRRFTKREGGITLLQRIGVGLALSVATMVVSAAVEQRRRKIGSSMSCFWLVPQQLLAGLSEAFGAIGQIEFYYRQFPENMRSVAGALYFLGFAMASYASGLMVMVVHRATRGRGGQPDWLAQDLDEGRVDLFYLVTAAIATVNLVYFVICARWYRFKKSDDAGAGDVELDDDSPKKPSAGLA; translated from the exons ATGGACGCGCCTcggcagcagcaggaggaggagcgcAAGGAGAAGACGAAGGCGGTGAAGGCCGTCTCCGAGGAGGCCGGGGCGTCGTCCTCGGACACCGGCGAcgatggcgaggaggaggcgggcgcCGTCCACAACCACCGCGGATGGAAGGCCATGCCCTACGTCATAG GGAACGAGACGTTCGAGAAGCTCGGGACGATCGGCACGCTGTCAAACATGCTGGTGTACCTGACAACGGTGTACCACATGCCGAGCGTCAACGCCGCCACCCTCCTCAATGTATTCTCCGGCACCAGCAACCTCGCCACTGTCTTCGGCGCCTACGTGAGCGACACCTACCTCGGCCGctacaccaccatcgccgccgccaccatgtCCTCCTTCATAGGCATGCTCATCCTCACGCTCACGGCCGCTATCCACACCCTCCATCCTCCCGCGTGCAACGCGTCCAAGGGGCAACATTGTGAGGGTCCCACTGGCTCCCAGCTCGCCGCCATCCTAGTGTCCTTCTTCTTCCTAGTCATCGGTGCTGGAGGCATCCGGCCCTGCAACCTTGCCTTTGGGGCCGACCAGTTCAACCCACGCACTGCTGATGGTCGCCGCGGCATCGCCAGCTTCTTCAACTGGTACTACTTCACCTTCACAGTCGCCATGATGCTCTCGGCAACCGTCATCATCTACCTCCAGAGCAACGTTAATTGGGCGCTAGGGCTCGCAGTGCCTGCCGCGCTCATGGGCCTCTCATGTGCCGTCTTCTTCATGGGCACACGCCTCTATGTCCGTGTACGCCCCGAGGGCAGCCCCTTCACAAGCTTCGCCCaagtcctcgtcgccgccgcccgcaaGCGCCACATCCGGCGAGCTCGCGGCGATGCCGAGCTGTTTGACCCACCGCACCAGAGTAAGCTCGTCTCCAAGCTGGCATACACCGACCAGTTCGTGTGCCTTGATAAGGCAGCCGTGCGGACCCCCGACGACGCGTTGTGCGTCGACGGGAAGACGCCGGCAGACCCATGGCGGTTGTGCACGCTGCAGCAGGTGGAGGAGGTCAAGTGCCTGGCGCGCATCATTCCGGTGTGGTCGTCGGGGATCGTCTACTTCATCGTGCTCACCCAGCTGGGCACCTACGTCGTGCTCCAGGCCGCGCAGATGGACCGCCGGATCAGCAAGTCCAGCAGCTTCCAGATCCCGCAGGGCTCCTTCGTCGTCTTCCAGATGCTCGCCCTCACGACGTGGATCCCTGTCTACGACCGATTCGTGGTGCCGGCCCTTCGCCGCTTCACAAAGCGCGAGGGCGGCATCACCCTGCTCCAACGGATCGGTGTCGGGTTGGCGTTGTCTGTGGCGACAATGGTGGTGTCAGCGGCTGTGGAGCAGCGACGACGAAAGATCGGCTCGTCGATGTCGTGCTTCTGGCTGGTGCCGCAGCAACTGCTGGCGGGCCTGTCGGAGGCGTTCGGCGCCATCGGGCAGATTGAGTTCTACTACCGGCAGTTCCCGGAGAACATGCGGAGTGTGGCAGGGGCGCTCTACTTCCTGGGGTTCGCGATGGCGAGCTACGCAAGCGGGCTGATGGTGATGGTGGTGCACCGGGCGACGCGCGGGCGAGGCGGTCAGCCTGACTGGCTGGCGCAGGACCTGGACGAGGGTAGGGTGGACCTGTTCTACCTGGtcaccgccgccatcgccaccgtgaACCTCGTCTACTTTGTGATCTGCGCACGGTGGTACAGGTTCAAGAAGTCCGACGATGCCGGTGCCGGAGATGTTGAGCTCGACGACGACAGCCCGAAGAAGCCTAGTGCTGGTTTAGCTTAG